In a single window of the Thermus amyloliquefaciens genome:
- a CDS encoding inorganic diphosphatase, whose amino-acid sequence MANLKSLPVGKGAPEVVHMVIEVPRGSGNKYEYDPDLGVIKLDRVLPGAQFYPGDYGFIPSTLAEDGDPLDGLVLSTYPLLPGVVVEVRVVGLLLMEDEKGGDAKVIGVVAEDQRLDHIRDIADVPEGVKQEIQHFFETYKALEAKKGKWVKVTGWRDRQAALEEVRACIARYGAR is encoded by the coding sequence ATGGCGAACCTGAAGAGCCTTCCCGTGGGTAAGGGCGCTCCCGAGGTGGTGCACATGGTCATCGAGGTGCCCCGGGGTTCGGGCAACAAGTACGAGTACGATCCCGACCTTGGGGTGATCAAGCTGGACCGGGTTCTGCCGGGAGCCCAGTTCTATCCCGGGGACTACGGGTTCATTCCCTCCACCCTGGCCGAGGACGGGGATCCCCTGGATGGCCTGGTTCTCTCCACCTACCCCCTTTTGCCGGGGGTGGTGGTGGAGGTGCGGGTGGTGGGCCTTCTCCTCATGGAGGACGAGAAGGGCGGGGACGCCAAGGTCATCGGGGTGGTGGCGGAGGACCAGCGCCTGGACCATATTCGGGACATCGCCGACGTGCCTGAGGGGGTTAAGCAGGAGATCCAGCACTTCTTTGAAACCTACAAGGCCCTCGAGGCCAAAAAGGGCAAGTGGGTGAAGGTGACGGGTTGGCGGGACCGGCAGGCGGCCCTGGAGGAGGTAAGGGCCTGCATCGCCCGCTACGGGGCCCGTTGA